A single region of the Oryzias melastigma strain HK-1 linkage group LG23, ASM292280v2, whole genome shotgun sequence genome encodes:
- the rbm17 gene encoding splicing factor 45 isoform X1 produces MKTARSAHYSRNGRFAAQSDVTTARLGGAIAPAGGSFRGALVLFCCSFRFTQRGEEGSRGPADMSLYDDLGVGASDTKTEGWSKNFKLLQSQLKVKKAALTQAKTQRVKQTTVLAPVIDLKRGGSSEERQSTDTPPHAALMDAVPSGFSAGDVLIPLADEYDPMFPNDYEKVMKRHREERQRQREQERQKEIEEREKRRKDRHEGGAPSGFSRFPAAEEDSDEDEEYERERRKRSMGGAAIAPPSSLVDRDGSSSFSYEDEGRSSRGPKVAIPPPMYEDSDRPRSPPGPTSSFLANMGGTVAHKIMQKYGFKEGQGLGKHEQGLSTALSVEKTSKRGGKIIIGDAAEKPGSSQAGAAEIPGGGAAADPSKKSESNPLTEILKNPTKVVLLRNMVGRGEVDEDLEGETKEECEKYGKVVKCVIFEIADVPDDEAVRIFLEFERVESAIKAVVDLNGRYFGGRVVKACFYNLDKFRVLDLGEQV; encoded by the exons ATGAAAACAGCCCGATCCGCCCACTACAGTCGTAACGGCCGGTTTGCAGCTCAGAGCGATGTGACCACCGCGCGCCTAGGGGGCGCTATAGCGCCGGCGGGGGGTTCTTTCCGAGGCGCTCTCGTGTTGTTTTGCTGCAGCTTCCGTTTCACACAGCGAGGAGAGGA GGGCTCCAGGGGTCCCGCAGACATGTCGCTGTATGATGACCTCGGTGTCGGTGCCAGCGACACCAAAACCGAAGGCTGGTCCAAGAACTTCAAGCTGCTGCAGTCCCAGCTCAAAGTCAAAAAGGCGGCTCTGACTCAGGCGAAG ACTCAGCGTGTGAAGCAGACCACCGTCCTGGCACCGGTCATTGATCTGAAGAGGGGCGGCTCCAGCGAGGAGCGACAGAGTACAGACACCCCCCCGCATGCCGCACTCATG GATGCGGTTCCCAGCGGTTTCTCCGCCGGGGACGTGCTGATCCCGCTGGCGGACGAGTACGACCCCATGTTTCCCAACGACTACGAGAAGGTGATGAAGCGCCATCGAGAGGAGCGCCAGCGTCAGAGGGAGCAGGAGCGGCAGAAGGAGATCGAGGAGAGAGAAAA GAGGAGGAAAGACCGGCACGAAGGCGGAGCTCCGAGCGGTTTCTCCCGTTTCCCTGCAGCAGAGGAAGACtcggatgaagatgaagagtaTGAAAGAGAGCGAAGGAAACGAA GTATGGGCGGAGCAGCCATCGCACCTCCTTCATCACTGGTGGACAGAGATG GCTCCTCTTCCTTTTCATATGAAGATGAGGGCCGGTCCTCCAGAGGCCCTAAAGTGGCCATCCCTCCCCCTATGTACGAGGACTCGGACCGGCCCCGCTCCCCCCCAGGACCCACCAGCTCTTTCCTGGCCAACATGGG GGGTACGGTGGCCCATAAGATCATGCAGAAGTACGGGTTCAAAGAAGGCCAAGGCCTGGGGAAGCACGAGCAGGGCCTGAGCACGGCGCTGTCCGTGGAGAAGACCAGCAAGAGGGGGGGGAAGATCATCATAGGGGACGCTGCAGAGAAAC CGGGCTCCAGCCAGGCGGGGGCAGCAGAGATACCAGGCGGGGGCGCTGCAG CTGATCCGTCCAAAAAGTCCGAGTCGAACCCTCTGACCGAGATCCTGAAGAACCCAACCAAAGTGGTTCTGCTGCGG AACATGGTGGGCCGAGGAGAGGTGGACGAAGACTTGGAAGGAGAGACGAAGGAGGAGTGCGAGAAATACGGCAAAGTGGTTAAATGTGTCATATTTGAG ATTGCAGACGTTCCGGACGACGAGGCGGTCCGGATCTTCCTGGAGTTTGAGAGGGTGGAGTCAGCCATCAAAG CCGTGGTGGATCTGAACGGACGTTATTTTGGCGGCAGAGTCGTCAAAGCCTGCTTCTACAACCTGGACAAGTTCCGGGTTCTGGATCTGGGCGAGCAGGTCTGA
- the il15ra gene encoding interleukin-15 receptor subunit alpha isoform X2, translating to MDLKGFCVWMGSLLLSASLIRGESCPCPEIPPKEGTKPPQQGCYKNGNRIRYNCTDGYLRKAGTSDLIKCQLVGDSLQWTSPSLQCIPDPRNPKPPTTTPVRMTTSIQAGRTVSGPASSVGTSTTTTRTTAVLQSTWRSNLTSTEEEDLLTNSTSSSEEPWQNATLSTVSPHKKNSTTSPSGARNVTSSRSSSRDSKAINITVSVAAIVLTLSLMGLSVLLHSRRSRRNRELEKLNVDPVEHLELMPNH from the exons ATGGACCTGAAGGGGTTCTGCGTGTGGATGGGTTCTCTGCTCCTGAGCGCCTCACTCATCAGGGGAG AGAGCTGTCCCTGTCCAGAAATCCCCCCAAAGGAGGGAACCAAACCTCCACAGCAGGGCTGCTACAAAAACGGAAACAGGATTCGCTACAACTGCACTGACGGTTATTTGAGGAAAGCAGGAACATCAGACCTCATCAAATGTCAACTAGTTGGAGATTCCCTTCAGTGGACCTCCCCGTCTCTTCAATGCATAC ctgatcCCAGAAACCCCAAACCACCAACAACTACCCCAG tAAGAATGACCACCAGTATCCAGGCGGGCCGGACTGTCAGCGGGCCAGCTTCCTCTGTGGGGACCTCGACCACAACGACCAGGACTACAGCCGTCTTACAAAGTACATGGCGGAGCAATTTAACCAGCACCGAAG AAGAAGACCTGCTGACCAACAGCACCAGCAGTTCAGAGGAGCCGTGGCAGAACG cgACATTGAGCACAGTGAGCCCCCACAAGAAGAACTCCACCACGTCGCCGAGCGGTGCCAGGAACGTCACCTCCTCACGTTCATCTTCCCGGG ATTCCAAAGCGATAAACATCACCGTGTCGGTGGCAGCCATAGTCCTGACCCTCTCTCTGATGGGCCTCAGCGTCCTGCTCCATTCAAG GAGGTCCAGAAGGAACCGTGAGCTGGAGAAGCTGAACGTGGACCCAGTCGAGCACCTGGAGCTCATGCCTAACCACTGA
- the il15ra gene encoding interleukin-15 receptor subunit alpha isoform X1, producing MDLKGFCVWMGSLLLSASLIRGESCPCPEIPPKEGTKPPQQGCYKNGNRIRYNCTDGYLRKAGTSDLIKCQLVGDSLQWTSPSLQCIPDPRNPKPPTTTPVRMTTSIQAGRTVSGPASSVGTSTTTTRTTAVLQSTWRSNLTSTEEEDLLTNSTSSSEEPWQNATLSTVSPHKKNSTTSPSGARNVTSSRSSSRADSKAINITVSVAAIVLTLSLMGLSVLLHSRRSRRNRELEKLNVDPVEHLELMPNH from the exons ATGGACCTGAAGGGGTTCTGCGTGTGGATGGGTTCTCTGCTCCTGAGCGCCTCACTCATCAGGGGAG AGAGCTGTCCCTGTCCAGAAATCCCCCCAAAGGAGGGAACCAAACCTCCACAGCAGGGCTGCTACAAAAACGGAAACAGGATTCGCTACAACTGCACTGACGGTTATTTGAGGAAAGCAGGAACATCAGACCTCATCAAATGTCAACTAGTTGGAGATTCCCTTCAGTGGACCTCCCCGTCTCTTCAATGCATAC ctgatcCCAGAAACCCCAAACCACCAACAACTACCCCAG tAAGAATGACCACCAGTATCCAGGCGGGCCGGACTGTCAGCGGGCCAGCTTCCTCTGTGGGGACCTCGACCACAACGACCAGGACTACAGCCGTCTTACAAAGTACATGGCGGAGCAATTTAACCAGCACCGAAG AAGAAGACCTGCTGACCAACAGCACCAGCAGTTCAGAGGAGCCGTGGCAGAACG cgACATTGAGCACAGTGAGCCCCCACAAGAAGAACTCCACCACGTCGCCGAGCGGTGCCAGGAACGTCACCTCCTCACGTTCATCTTCCCGGG CAGATTCCAAAGCGATAAACATCACCGTGTCGGTGGCAGCCATAGTCCTGACCCTCTCTCTGATGGGCCTCAGCGTCCTGCTCCATTCAAG GAGGTCCAGAAGGAACCGTGAGCTGGAGAAGCTGAACGTGGACCCAGTCGAGCACCTGGAGCTCATGCCTAACCACTGA
- the rbm17 gene encoding splicing factor 45 isoform X2 yields MSLYDDLGVGASDTKTEGWSKNFKLLQSQLKVKKAALTQAKTQRVKQTTVLAPVIDLKRGGSSEERQSTDTPPHAALMDAVPSGFSAGDVLIPLADEYDPMFPNDYEKVMKRHREERQRQREQERQKEIEEREKRRKDRHEGGAPSGFSRFPAAEEDSDEDEEYERERRKRSMGGAAIAPPSSLVDRDGSSSFSYEDEGRSSRGPKVAIPPPMYEDSDRPRSPPGPTSSFLANMGGTVAHKIMQKYGFKEGQGLGKHEQGLSTALSVEKTSKRGGKIIIGDAAEKPGSSQAGAAEIPGGGAAADPSKKSESNPLTEILKNPTKVVLLRNMVGRGEVDEDLEGETKEECEKYGKVVKCVIFEIADVPDDEAVRIFLEFERVESAIKAVVDLNGRYFGGRVVKACFYNLDKFRVLDLGEQV; encoded by the exons ATGTCGCTGTATGATGACCTCGGTGTCGGTGCCAGCGACACCAAAACCGAAGGCTGGTCCAAGAACTTCAAGCTGCTGCAGTCCCAGCTCAAAGTCAAAAAGGCGGCTCTGACTCAGGCGAAG ACTCAGCGTGTGAAGCAGACCACCGTCCTGGCACCGGTCATTGATCTGAAGAGGGGCGGCTCCAGCGAGGAGCGACAGAGTACAGACACCCCCCCGCATGCCGCACTCATG GATGCGGTTCCCAGCGGTTTCTCCGCCGGGGACGTGCTGATCCCGCTGGCGGACGAGTACGACCCCATGTTTCCCAACGACTACGAGAAGGTGATGAAGCGCCATCGAGAGGAGCGCCAGCGTCAGAGGGAGCAGGAGCGGCAGAAGGAGATCGAGGAGAGAGAAAA GAGGAGGAAAGACCGGCACGAAGGCGGAGCTCCGAGCGGTTTCTCCCGTTTCCCTGCAGCAGAGGAAGACtcggatgaagatgaagagtaTGAAAGAGAGCGAAGGAAACGAA GTATGGGCGGAGCAGCCATCGCACCTCCTTCATCACTGGTGGACAGAGATG GCTCCTCTTCCTTTTCATATGAAGATGAGGGCCGGTCCTCCAGAGGCCCTAAAGTGGCCATCCCTCCCCCTATGTACGAGGACTCGGACCGGCCCCGCTCCCCCCCAGGACCCACCAGCTCTTTCCTGGCCAACATGGG GGGTACGGTGGCCCATAAGATCATGCAGAAGTACGGGTTCAAAGAAGGCCAAGGCCTGGGGAAGCACGAGCAGGGCCTGAGCACGGCGCTGTCCGTGGAGAAGACCAGCAAGAGGGGGGGGAAGATCATCATAGGGGACGCTGCAGAGAAAC CGGGCTCCAGCCAGGCGGGGGCAGCAGAGATACCAGGCGGGGGCGCTGCAG CTGATCCGTCCAAAAAGTCCGAGTCGAACCCTCTGACCGAGATCCTGAAGAACCCAACCAAAGTGGTTCTGCTGCGG AACATGGTGGGCCGAGGAGAGGTGGACGAAGACTTGGAAGGAGAGACGAAGGAGGAGTGCGAGAAATACGGCAAAGTGGTTAAATGTGTCATATTTGAG ATTGCAGACGTTCCGGACGACGAGGCGGTCCGGATCTTCCTGGAGTTTGAGAGGGTGGAGTCAGCCATCAAAG CCGTGGTGGATCTGAACGGACGTTATTTTGGCGGCAGAGTCGTCAAAGCCTGCTTCTACAACCTGGACAAGTTCCGGGTTCTGGATCTGGGCGAGCAGGTCTGA